The Williamsoniiplasma somnilux genome includes a window with the following:
- the atpG gene encoding ATP synthase F1 subunit gamma — MPNLSGLKAEIQSVKDIGKITNAMQLVASAKLRRIGKKVVETHEYVSEVYGVFNEIIKQTEDSIFLLKPGKEIKKTLWVVVNSNLGLCGGYNNNVNKLVMAGIKENDEIFAIGNKAVSFYKARKIAIRSQITNLDINFSNEQAREIGQDIMSYYTSKEFDEIKLVYTKFINNVTFEPTELTLFPIKKDAEEAKKGPKQEIQFEPSPTVILEATVNLYLNTVLFGTIVESQVSEQASRRTAMENATNNGEELSKSLSLKYNRERQGAITQEISEIVSGANAQQDN; from the coding sequence ATGCCAAATTTAAGTGGATTAAAAGCGGAAATTCAATCAGTTAAAGACATTGGTAAAATCACCAATGCTATGCAATTGGTTGCTTCTGCAAAATTACGCCGTATTGGTAAAAAGGTAGTTGAAACACATGAATACGTATCAGAAGTATATGGTGTCTTCAACGAAATTATTAAACAAACTGAGGACTCTATTTTTCTCCTAAAACCAGGTAAAGAAATTAAAAAAACTTTATGAGTTGTTGTTAATTCTAATCTTGGCCTTTGTGGTGGATACAATAATAATGTCAATAAATTAGTGATGGCAGGGATTAAAGAAAATGATGAAATTTTTGCAATTGGAAACAAAGCTGTTTCTTTTTATAAAGCAAGAAAAATTGCAATTAGATCACAAATTACCAATTTAGATATTAATTTTTCAAATGAACAAGCTCGTGAAATTGGTCAAGATATCATGTCTTATTACACTAGTAAAGAATTTGATGAAATTAAATTGGTTTACACCAAATTTATTAATAACGTAACATTTGAACCAACAGAGTTAACTTTATTTCCCATCAAAAAAGATGCTGAAGAAGCTAAAAAAGGTCCAAAACAAGAAATTCAATTTGAACCATCTCCAACAGTTATTTTAGAAGCTACAGTTAATTTATATTTAAATACTGTTTTATTTGGAACAATCGTAGAATCGCAAGTTTCTGAACAAGCTTCAAGAAGAACAGCGATGGAAAACGCAACTAATAATGGTGAAGAATTATCTAAATCTTTATCATTGAAATATAATCGCGAACGTCAAGGGGCAATTACACAAGAAATTTCTGAAATTGTTTCTGGGGCCAACGCACAACAAGATAATTAA
- the atpA gene encoding F0F1 ATP synthase subunit alpha codes for MALNIKEISEVIEKQIKNYGKKVVQAEQGTVATVGDGVALIYGLDKAMMGELIIFPQNVYGMVLNLEEGAIGAVIVGDDTLIKEGDIVKRSGKIVETPVGNEMLGRVVSALGNPIDDHGPIKTKKHKPVEKIATGVMARKSVDQPLETGILTIDSAIPIGKGQRELIIGDRQTGKTAIAIDAIINQKGKKVKCVYVSIGQKDSTIAQVVEKLKKHGAMDYTVIVNAGASQSAPLQYLAPYTGVTIAEEWMENGEDVLIVYDDLSKHAVAYREMSLLLKRPPGREAYPGDVFYLHSRLLERAARVNEKFGGGSITALPIIETQAGDISAYIPTNVISITDGQIFLSSDLFNSGVRPAVNIGPSVSRVGSTAQIKAVKQMSGTLKLELAQYYELESFAKFGSDLDETTKATLEHGARIIALLKQRQYSPINQINQSLLLLAIKSHAIKWLPIESMESFKNEVMTHFEKNATAKLIKIKVEKAIAYDEKEVAEATKEIEKIVIKMTKNIHDYKATNYGKQEDFNKLGK; via the coding sequence ATGGCTTTAAATATTAAAGAAATCTCTGAAGTAATTGAAAAACAAATTAAAAACTATGGAAAAAAAGTTGTTCAAGCAGAACAAGGAACGGTAGCCACGGTTGGAGATGGTGTTGCTTTAATTTACGGATTAGATAAAGCTATGATGGGTGAACTGATAATTTTTCCACAAAATGTTTATGGAATGGTTCTTAATCTTGAAGAAGGTGCGATTGGAGCTGTTATCGTCGGTGATGACACTTTAATTAAAGAAGGAGACATTGTTAAACGTTCAGGAAAAATTGTTGAAACACCTGTTGGTAATGAAATGTTAGGTCGTGTGGTTAGTGCTTTGGGAAATCCCATTGATGACCATGGACCAATCAAAACTAAAAAACACAAACCAGTTGAAAAAATTGCAACAGGAGTTATGGCTCGTAAATCTGTTGATCAACCCTTGGAAACAGGGATCTTGACAATTGACTCAGCAATTCCAATTGGTAAAGGTCAACGTGAATTAATTATTGGAGATCGTCAAACAGGTAAAACTGCAATTGCTATTGATGCAATAATTAATCAAAAAGGTAAAAAAGTAAAATGTGTTTACGTTTCAATTGGACAAAAAGATTCAACAATTGCTCAAGTTGTTGAAAAATTAAAAAAACATGGAGCAATGGATTACACAGTTATTGTTAATGCCGGAGCTTCACAATCAGCACCTTTGCAATATTTAGCACCTTATACAGGGGTTACAATTGCAGAAGAATGAATGGAAAATGGAGAAGATGTTTTAATAGTTTATGATGATCTTTCAAAACATGCTGTAGCATATCGTGAAATGTCACTTCTATTAAAAAGACCACCAGGGCGTGAAGCGTATCCTGGAGATGTTTTCTACTTGCATTCACGTTTATTAGAACGTGCAGCTAGAGTTAATGAAAAATTTGGTGGTGGTTCAATTACTGCGTTACCAATTATTGAAACTCAAGCAGGAGATATTTCGGCTTATATACCTACTAATGTTATTTCAATTACTGATGGACAAATTTTCTTATCATCAGATTTATTTAACTCAGGAGTAAGACCGGCTGTTAATATTGGTCCATCAGTTTCTCGTGTTGGTTCAACTGCTCAAATTAAAGCAGTAAAACAAATGAGTGGAACTTTAAAATTAGAGTTAGCTCAATACTATGAATTGGAATCATTTGCAAAATTTGGTTCTGATTTAGATGAAACTACTAAAGCTACTTTAGAACATGGGGCAAGAATTATTGCTTTACTAAAACAAAGACAATATTCACCAATTAATCAAATTAATCAATCACTATTATTGCTAGCGATTAAATCGCATGCTATTAAATGATTGCCAATTGAATCTATGGAAAGTTTTAAAAATGAAGTAATGACTCATTTTGAAAAAAATGCAACAGCTAAATTGATAAAAATCAAAGTTGAAAAAGCAATAGCATATGACGAAAAAGAAGTTGCTGAAGCAACCAAAGAAATTGAAAAAATTGTTATTAAAATGACTAAAAATATTCATGACTACAAAGCTACAAATTACGGGAAACAAGAAGATTTCAATAAGTTAGGTAAATAA
- a CDS encoding F0F1 ATP synthase subunit epsilon has product MSIKLKIVTPDGTFINDKEVDIVNVQTIDGDIGIMGNMIPLVSSLKIGILSFREKGNLTRVHVNLGIVKVDGIQCKVITESLYLVDEAGNELPTPQKLF; this is encoded by the coding sequence ATGAGTATTAAACTAAAAATTGTTACTCCTGATGGAACTTTCATTAACGATAAAGAAGTTGACATCGTTAACGTGCAAACAATTGATGGTGATATTGGTATTATGGGTAATATGATTCCATTAGTATCTTCATTAAAAATTGGAATTTTAAGTTTTCGTGAAAAGGGTAATTTAACTCGCGTTCATGTAAACTTAGGAATAGTTAAGGTTGATGGAATTCAATGTAAAGTAATTACTGAAAGCCTTTATCTTGTTGATGAAGCAGGGAATGAATTACCCACTCCACAAAAATTATTTTAA
- a CDS encoding ATP synthase subunit C, with protein MLFTELMANVYGNLFAALATILPNFLAETAATTSTGDGLKFLGAGVAGIGVFGAGIGQGAVGQGACMAIGRNPEMASKITSTMIIAAGIAESGAIYALVIAILLVFVA; from the coding sequence ATGTTATTTACAGAATTAATGGCAAACGTTTATGGTAATTTATTTGCAGCCCTTGCAACAATCTTGCCAAACTTTTTAGCAGAAACAGCAGCAACAACTTCAACTGGAGATGGATTAAAATTCTTAGGAGCCGGAGTTGCGGGAATTGGAGTATTCGGAGCAGGAATCGGACAAGGTGCAGTTGGACAAGGTGCATGTATGGCAATCGGAAGAAACCCAGAAATGGCATCAAAAATTACTTCAACAATGATTATTGCAGCAGGGATTGCTGAATCAGGAGCTATCTATGCTTTAGTTATCGCAATTCTTTTGGTATTCGTTGCATAA
- the atpD gene encoding F0F1 ATP synthase subunit beta, which produces MPKTNGKIVQVLGPVVDVRFNDDDIPMIYDALVVDNHGVKLILEVEQHIGDEMVRAIAMGPTDGLTRGLEVINTKAPIQAPVGKDVLGRMFNVTGDPIDEKPEFKGKRMPIHRDAPAYDELVTNAEILETGIKVIDLMIPFAKGGKIGLFGGAGVGKTVLIQELINNIAKAHNGVSVFAGVGERTREGNDLYHEFIEAGVLDKTSLVFGQMNEPPGARMRVALTGLTIAENFRDENNMDVLLFIDNIFRFTQAGSEVSALLGRMPSAVGYQPTLSTEMGALQERITSTKKGSITSVQAVYVPADDLTDPAPATTFAHLDGRIVLDRSIASLGIYPAIDPLASSSRMLDPEIVGDEHYNVALQVQGTLQKYKDLQSIIAILGMDELSEEDKLIVSRARKIRNFLSQAFFVGEKFTGRPGKFVKVSETIKSFRAILDGECDDIPELMFMYVGTIDEVKEKFNKEKSGK; this is translated from the coding sequence ATGCCAAAAACAAATGGTAAAATTGTTCAAGTTTTAGGTCCGGTTGTCGATGTCAGATTTAACGATGATGACATTCCAATGATTTATGATGCTTTAGTGGTTGATAATCACGGTGTTAAACTGATTTTAGAAGTTGAACAACATATTGGTGATGAGATGGTCCGTGCTATTGCCATGGGACCAACTGATGGTTTAACTCGTGGATTAGAAGTTATTAATACTAAAGCTCCAATTCAAGCCCCTGTGGGTAAAGATGTATTGGGAAGAATGTTTAATGTAACTGGTGATCCAATTGATGAAAAACCAGAATTTAAAGGTAAAAGAATGCCAATTCACCGTGATGCACCAGCATACGATGAATTGGTAACAAATGCCGAAATTCTTGAAACAGGAATAAAAGTAATTGATTTAATGATTCCTTTTGCTAAAGGAGGAAAAATTGGATTGTTCGGAGGAGCCGGAGTTGGTAAAACCGTTTTAATTCAAGAGTTAATTAACAATATTGCTAAAGCACATAATGGGGTTTCAGTTTTTGCCGGGGTTGGAGAACGTACTCGCGAGGGTAACGATCTCTACCATGAATTTATTGAAGCCGGAGTTTTAGATAAAACTTCACTAGTATTTGGACAAATGAATGAACCTCCAGGAGCACGTATGCGTGTTGCCCTAACAGGTTTAACAATTGCTGAAAACTTTAGAGATGAAAATAATATGGATGTTCTATTATTTATTGATAACATCTTTAGATTTACACAAGCAGGTTCGGAAGTGTCTGCCTTACTAGGGCGCATGCCTTCAGCAGTAGGGTACCAACCAACCCTTTCGACAGAAATGGGAGCATTACAAGAACGTATTACTTCAACTAAAAAGGGATCAATTACTTCAGTTCAAGCAGTTTATGTACCAGCTGATGACCTAACTGATCCTGCACCTGCTACTACATTTGCTCACTTAGACGGACGTATTGTTTTAGATCGTTCAATTGCATCATTAGGAATTTATCCAGCAATTGACCCATTAGCTTCTTCATCACGTATGTTAGATCCTGAAATTGTTGGTGATGAACATTATAACGTAGCATTACAAGTTCAAGGAACATTACAAAAGTATAAAGATTTACAATCAATTATTGCAATTTTAGGAATGGATGAATTATCTGAAGAAGATAAATTAATTGTTTCACGTGCTCGTAAAATTCGTAACTTTTTATCACAAGCATTCTTTGTTGGTGAAAAATTTACTGGTCGTCCAGGTAAATTTGTTAAAGTATCTGAAACTATCAAATCTTTTAGAGCAATTCTAGATGGAGAATGTGATGATATTCCAGAATTAATGTTTATGTATGTTGGAACAATTGATGAAGTTAAAGAAAAATTTAATAAAGAAAAAAGTGGTAAATAA
- a CDS encoding F0F1 ATP synthase subunit delta: MILKESVIDNWGNALKNIAVEQKQVDRYIAQATVLIDLLKNRNDFVQILSVRTKDFRNQQLKIVDETFAKNGVNEYLVNAMKMLVETGSFPYARAIFKSMRKKLMALQDLVYGVVWSTTKISDKQILTMEIKVSKKLKKQVKLVNKIDEKLIGGVQIIVANNIFDGTIKGRLDQLRYEALAKK, encoded by the coding sequence ATGATTTTAAAAGAATCAGTTATCGATAATTGAGGTAATGCTCTAAAAAATATTGCAGTTGAACAAAAACAAGTTGATCGATATATTGCTCAAGCGACAGTTTTGATTGATTTATTAAAAAATAGAAATGATTTTGTACAAATTCTTTCCGTAAGAACAAAAGATTTTCGTAATCAACAATTAAAAATTGTTGATGAAACTTTTGCTAAAAACGGAGTTAATGAATATTTAGTTAACGCCATGAAAATGTTGGTTGAAACAGGTTCATTCCCTTATGCGCGTGCAATTTTTAAAAGTATGCGTAAAAAATTAATGGCATTACAAGATCTTGTTTATGGTGTAGTTTGATCTACAACTAAAATTAGTGATAAACAGATTTTGACAATGGAAATTAAAGTATCAAAAAAATTAAAAAAGCAAGTTAAGCTTGTTAATAAAATTGATGAAAAATTAATTGGTGGTGTCCAAATAATTGTTGCTAATAATATTTTTGATGGAACAATCAAAGGTAGATTAGATCAACTGCGTTATGAAGCACTAGCCAAAAAATAA
- the atpF gene encoding F0F1 ATP synthase subunit B encodes MTFGIPFLATPGVPEVVGQLFPNLPNFIAHVLATIVIIIVLSKLVYKPFRSSIDNRRAKINELLDDAVEKQTLANKDRREAEMVLRDAKTESLLIIKNARVDADVQKTQILETANNEASNLQNHAKNSILRERAKAQEEIRESIINVAFAAASKVLETEVSKTKNQELIDQFIEDLDKNKKAK; translated from the coding sequence ATGACATTTGGTATTCCGTTTTTAGCAACTCCTGGTGTTCCAGAAGTTGTTGGACAATTATTTCCAAATTTACCAAATTTTATTGCACACGTCTTAGCAACTATTGTTATTATCATTGTCTTATCCAAATTGGTTTATAAACCATTTAGAAGTTCTATTGATAATCGTAGAGCTAAAATTAATGAATTATTAGATGATGCTGTTGAAAAACAAACATTAGCTAATAAAGATCGACGAGAAGCAGAAATGGTGTTGAGGGACGCTAAAACTGAATCTTTATTAATAATTAAAAATGCTCGTGTTGATGCTGATGTTCAAAAAACGCAAATTCTTGAAACAGCAAATAACGAAGCATCAAATTTACAAAATCACGCGAAGAACTCAATTTTAAGAGAACGAGCAAAAGCTCAAGAAGAAATTCGTGAATCTATTATTAATGTTGCTTTTGCAGCTGCTTCAAAAGTTTTAGAAACAGAAGTTTCTAAAACAAAAAATCAAGAGTTAATTGACCAATTTATTGAAGATTTAGATAAAAATAAAAAGGCTAAATAG